The following nucleotide sequence is from Zea mays cultivar B73 chromosome 1, Zm-B73-REFERENCE-NAM-5.0, whole genome shotgun sequence.
TTTGCGCGCCGCGCCCGTTTCGATCAAATCACGTTCTCACCCCCTTCGTGCGTTGCTCAGGGACGGCAGTGGCAATCTCAACTGGCAGGGCGGCGGCGCCGTTACCGCCTCCACGCCGCCGAAGCTAAAGGCAGCGCCCAAGAAGAGGTTCCAGGAGGACAGCGAGAACCAGGACCCTTCGCTGGCCACGCCGCCCCCACGGCAGGGGCCAAGTAGGCCGCCGTTCGGTGCCCCTCGGTGGAACAAGCATGCCAAGGAGACCATTAAGTCCAGTGCGGAGAAGCGGCCGGACAACGCTGAGAAGGAGGCGCTGCTCAATAAGCACGCCCCGCCGAGGCAGCTCAAGAGCACTCTCTCAGCGAGGAATCTCTTCTCTGGAAAGGATATACTTGGACAGATTTCGGAGTTCTACGATGAGCTGAAGCGGATGGTTGGCGGCAGCCGGCCCGTTACAGACACACAGGAGGTTTACAGCTTAAACCCGATGTAAGTATGTAACTCTTGCCTCGTCGATGGAATGCATGAATTCAATTGTCGGATTGTCGCTATGATGCCCCTGACAGTTTCATTCCTGCAGGAATCCGAGCGATTTGATGGAGAAGGTGGTTCCTGATGCCCCTGACAGTTTCATCAGCAATCCAGTTCCCGCAGAGATCGTGAAGGAGGTGGCGACGCAAGAAAGAGTGAAAAAGAGTCCAAGCCCAATGTAATTTGCAAATATTCATCGCAATGCAAACTTATGTGTATATAGGTTGTACTGATTGTTGCTTACGACGCCGACGCTGGTTTCTAAAGGAAGGGAAAGAAGGTGGGGTTGAAGGTGGAAGCAGGGAAGCCAAGGTCTCCCTCTGTGCTCAAGGAGGTGAAGGCAACACCGCCGACTCCGCAGCGGTTTCCATCCCCATCGCCGAACCGCATTAAGAATGTTAAGCTTGGAGGGGCGGCCATAGCAGGATCGCCACTCAAGAACCCACTGAAGGTGACTCTTACTCAATGCCCGTGGCTTTAAACCATAGTGTTTACTTGGTGAATTTTCACTTTCTTCATTTCTAGGACTTCGAATTCTTCAAGGGcatgtaatgttcacaaaaagcaTGGTCCACTTTTACAGATCTTAGTATGGAAGAATACATAAGAGTGACTTCTGCTCTAAAATAAACGATTGGCTACGACTGCTTCTTCCCCTGATGATTTAATAAATCCTACGATGAGCTAAATTGGCGTACCCCCTAGTTCACCATACTTTTCACAAACTAAACATGTTGAACCATGTGAAAGATTAATAAAGGTCTTGTGTGTGTTTTTTTGGACCAATTCCGTTAAGTCTGGTCATGCAGCTGAGATGTTTTAGTATAGAAGTAGCGTCCTTCCATATTTAGCATCATTTAGCGCAGGTCATGAGGAGATGTTACCGAATTGACAAAGCATATTTTCTATAAATCCTAATAATTATGCTTGTTCATAACCTGGTATTCATTGTAAGCCTCATTGTGGATAGTCTCAAATAGGGTCGACAAATTATCTTATGTTCATTGTGGATGATCCTATCATAGATGCTTGTGCAGTTGTGCATCTCATACATCTTTCTGTACTGTACAAAAAGGCAAACACAGTGATTGTATAGTTTTAGGGCTGTTGTGCCCAACCATTACCAATGAGGTATTTATCTGAAGTTGATCATGGAGTTATCTAATTATActttattttccttttctttaGGAGAAGGGGACCCCTAGTAACAGTAAGGATCCGGAGAGCAAAAAATATGCTGTGAGGCAACCCTTTGGGGTTAAGGATATGAATAATACAAGAGCATGTGATGCAGAAGGGAGCTCCAGCAGCATGTTTTGGTTCTTGAAGCCCTGCACTTTCCTTGTGGAGTAGCATCATAACACTACAAAATTTTAACGAGCAACACTTGATGTAGCTAGAATCCGTTACTTCATTAATTTCCAAATTTTGAGTTCCTATTTGATTGATTCATTTGATGGGTACCATATCCGGGAAGTAAAAAAACCATGTATAGTCATACAGATTCAAAGGGTCTTTCCAAATGCATAATTTGAGATGTAGCAAAACACTTTTCTGCTGCTTCATTGTTTGTTCAAACAAACTGCATTCTTGTCTCTTGAAGTTATATACTAAGGTTATACAATTCAGTGGTCTGTTTGAATGTTGTTGCTCTCAAGTCTCAACTACTACCTAGCAGTTCAAAACTACAAGCTGCCAAAAATATTTTTGTAGTGCAGTCTATGCATTCCATGAGGCGATATAAGTTGATGGTCTATTTCTTAATTCCTGAAGGTTTACTGCTCTTAATTGTACTGCTTGTGCTTGCCAAATTGGTGATGTTGTTTCTATTCCTTCAATTGTAATTTCACAAATTTCTGTGCAAGGATTGTAGCCCTAAGTTATAACAATGTGGATTCGCCTGGTCTGTAAGGTAATGCCACAAGCAAAAAATCTGAAATCTCTTCTAGAACTTACAATTTTTTATTAGTCTTCAGCTAGCATGTGACAGACTTGGTTTGCATGTAAAGGTTTAACATTCCTAATTCCTAAGTTACTTCTCTTTAGATCAATCACCAGGAGTTGGAATACATCGAAAGCACATAATCTGGGTTGCATTGAGTTGTTCCTTGATCCTTCATGATGAGTTATTTGACAAGATCCAAAACTCGATTTTTCATCAATTACGGTGAAATAATTCATAAATCTTGTTGGGCCATCGCTGGTTCTATCTCGGCCAAGCAAGAAAGGGGAACCCGGTGGGAAGAGGGAAAATAAAGATCAGGGGAAGAAGCGGGGTAGAGGAATTGGTCGTGTTGGCCTTGCCCATCTTGTATATATATGTGTTGTATCTGGGAACAATAAAGTGAGGCTTTCCAAAATTTCTACATGGTATCAGAGCTGGTCACCGAGGAGCCGGTACTAGAGGGGGCGAAGGAGACGGAGAAGAAGCCAACGATGAAGAGGCCTATATTGGAGAAGCCCATGGCCCCAATAGAGAAGGCCCCATGGGGAAGAAGCCCAAGGCGGAGAAGCGGCTCCTAGCGGGAAAATATGTTGGCAAAGAGAGCGATAGTGATAAGAGGGGAGGAAAAAGGGCAAGAAGG
It contains:
- the LOC100304387 gene encoding uncharacterized protein isoform X1, which gives rise to MEFMEPKDIDWSRVVSRYVRDETYEDIEAPHWADLTDPNAGRAAVDDEAWFCRPDCQHPKTADDFLKLSPSPKGKLLRSVSAMLPFVERDANASSLRDGSGNLNWQGGGAVTASTPPKLKAAPKKRFQEDSENQDPSLATPPPRQGPSRPPFGAPRWNKHAKETIKSSAEKRPDNAEKEALLNKHAPPRQLKSTLSARNLFSGKDILGQISEFYDELKRMVGGSRPVTDTQEVYSLNPMNPSDLMEKVVPDAPDSFISNPVPAEIVKEVATQERVKKSPSPMKGKKVGLKVEAGKPRSPSVLKEVKATPPTPQRFPSPSPNRIKNVKLGGAAIAGSPLKNPLKDFEFFKGM
- the LOC100304387 gene encoding uncharacterized protein LOC100304387, giving the protein MEFMEPKDIDWSRVVSRYVRDETYEDIEAPHWADLTDPNAGRAAVDDEAWFCRPDCQHPKTADDFLKLSPSPKGKLLRSVSAMLPFVERDANASSLRDGSGNLNWQGGGAVTASTPPKLKAAPKKRFQEDSENQDPSLATPPPRQGPSRPPFGAPRWNKHAKETIKSSAEKRPDNAEKEALLNKHAPPRQLKSTLSARNLFSGKDILGQISEFYDELKRMVGGSRPVTDTQEVYSLNPMNPSDLMEKVVPDAPDSFISNPVPAEIVKEVATQERVKKSPSPMKGKKVGLKVEAGKPRSPSVLKEVKATPPTPQRFPSPSPNRIKNVKLGGAAIAGSPLKNPLKEKGTPSNSKDPESKKYAVRQPFGVKDMNNTRACDAEGSSSSMFWFLKPCTFLVE